A stretch of DNA from Xiphophorus maculatus strain JP 163 A chromosome 8, X_maculatus-5.0-male, whole genome shotgun sequence:
CGTGCTCGCTGGGTGCGAGGACTCTGCGGAGCTTTCAGTGACTCTCAGGCCCGCACACATCGCCTTCAGCGTCTGGAAAACTGCTTGAGGGGCCACGTTCATCTTCAGCAGGTCCACGATAATCCTGGTCGGGCAACGACGAATCAGTTCACTTCTCCACcggcaaaacaaaaagatttcaCATTTCTGCCGACCGGGGACACTCACTTGAACACTTCCTGATCCAATGTGATCCCTGCAGCTTGTGTCAATTGAAAGAGTTCACTCTCTTCAGCGCTGaggaccttttttttctttatggcATATTTCTGCACGTTACTTGTGACGACCATCACGGGAGAGTCAGGGGCCGTGGCCCCCGTCTGCTGGGCCTGCTGAGACATCACTGGTGGAAACCTGAATTATTGGCGATAATAACAACTGGATCAGAAAGTGTTTCTCCCGCCCGATATAAAACCATGGCACGTTCGtgctcctttttttaaaaatttttttaggtATTAACTCATACAGGACTACAACACGTTAAATTAACAAACATACCAAATCACAACGCTTCATTCAATAGGATTATTGTTGTCCTGAAAGGAGTAGTTTACCGCTTGTAACGGCATCAGTTGATGAAACAAGACGCGCCCAAAATGCGTCACTGATGCGAAATAGTGCCGCGCGGGATGATGGGATATGTAGTCAGAGGCGCTTAGACCTTGTAAGAGCTCCTTAGTTTATGCAAACTTAGCTGTAGCGTCTATTTTTATAGTTAGCGTAGCTTCCTTGAACAGTTATATGTAAGCTACAACGTCGCCTAGCAGCacgttaaataaaaaaagataaataagcGTATATAGTTGCTTTGTTTATCACACcgtttcatatttctttttacatttcacaattatgcgcTACTTTGTGTCGGTCCACCACATAAAGACCCGCTAAAATACGCTGGCTTTTATGGCGTTGACCTGATAAAGTGTGGAACTGTTCAAATGATAAAGTTTACACAGGCTAGCTGC
This window harbors:
- the LOC102221212 gene encoding mitotic-spindle organizing protein 2-like isoform X2, which codes for MSQQAQQTGATAPDSPVMVVTSNVQKYAIKKKKVLSAEESELFQLTQAAGITLDQEVFKIIVDLLKMNVAPQAVFQTLKAMCAGLRVTESSAESSHPASTTAAPAEVKVRNKPGASQSEKSREPSSQKVQRQPSATRGQKTKSSGSSSSSSQINSS